One window of the Branchiostoma lanceolatum isolate klBraLanc5 chromosome 3, klBraLanc5.hap2, whole genome shotgun sequence genome contains the following:
- the LOC136429957 gene encoding tetraspanin-12-like gives MAVEDCIRCVKCLLFAFNVLFWIIGLAIVAVGTWVRDHVSALISIGAVMEDTGGGYFVNVYYPVIVTASCVMILVGFLGCCGAMTENPALLGKFLVCLMLIFFVELGGGLWAYKHPDEDPFPRRDDEVAILSRRLRFYGDRNYGEVTKGWDFIQNEYHCCGMNSYRDWYRLPARPSQTWVPDSCCRVPAEGCGHLGRGEDYFSQGCSFYVLSFFEDSRQIKMMKWLGVSMGVIQMMSMMLTLLLCIALCCNNFRMGYFQAASRPVDAV, from the exons ATCATCGGCCTGGCCATCGTGGCGGTGGGAACCTGGGTGCGGGATCACGTGTCCGCCCTGATTAGCATAGGGGCGGTGATGGAGGACACTGGCGGAGGGTACTTCGTGAACGTGTACTACCCCGTCATCGTGACCGCCTCCTGCGTCATGATCCTGGTCGGCTTCCTGGGCTGCTGCGGCGCCATGACGGAAAACCCCGCCTTGTTAGGAAAG tttCTTGTTTGCTTGATGCTGATATTTTTCGTTGAGCTTGGCGGTGGTTTGTGGGCGTACAAACACCCAGATGAG GATCCTTTTCCAAGACGAGATGACGAAGTTGCAATTTTATCGAGAAGATTGAGATTCTATGGAGACAGAAATTATGGTGAAGTCACAAAAGGCTGGGACTTCATACAGAACGAG TACCACTGTTGTGGTATGAACAGTTATCGGGACTGGTACCGGCTCCCTGCCAGGCCCAGCCAGACGTGGGTCCCGGACTCCTGCTGTAGGGTACCGGCGGAGGGCTGCGGCCATCTTGGGAGGGGCGAGGATTACTTCAGTCAG GGGTGCAGTTTCTACGTGCTCTCATTTTTCGAAGACAGCAGACAAATAAAAATGATGAAGTGGTTAGGAGTCTCCATGGGGGTTATACAG ATGATGAGCATGATGCTTACGCTACTACTATGTATCGCTCTGTGCTGTAACAACTTTCGCATGGGGTATTTTCAAGCCGCCTCACGGCCTGTTGACGCCGTCTAG